Part of the Rhodohalobacter sp. 614A genome is shown below.
AGCCGGCTGTTAACGGATATGTAGCTAATTCCCGCGATGTTACAGAGCGGGTTAAAGAGCAGAAAATCCTACAGGAATCCCTCGAAGAGAAAGAAGTTTTACTATCCGAAATTCATCACCGCGTAAAAAATAACCTGGCTATTATTTCCGGAATTTTACAGCTGCAAGCGTATGATGAAGAGAACGAACAGGTTCTTGAACGGCTCTACGACAGTATATTCCGGATTCAAACAATGGCGTCCATTCATGAACTTCTCTATCAAACAGATAACTTTTCGAGACTTCTATTTTCCGAGATCATCACGAAACTGACTTATGGGATTGATGAGACATTGAGAGGTGGCAAAAACGTGAATATCAACATATCTCAGCAAGAGCATGAGTTAAATATTAACCAGGCCATACCCTGCTCACTGATTATAAATGAGGTGATTACCAATATCTACAAGCATGCTTTTAAAAGCAGAAAGGAGGGTTCTCTTTGGATAAGTATCCAGGAAGAAAATGGGTGTTTACAATTGAAAATACAGGATAATGGGATCGGTCTTCCAGAAGGCTTAAATACAAATGAGTCGACTACGTTAGGAATGAATATCATCAGAATTTTGTCTATTCAACTCGAAGCAGAATATAAGTTTGAAAGCTCTTCGGAAGGCACAATATTCGAGCTCAAATTCGCAAAAAATATTTTTGAAAAAGAGCTTGTGAATTCCCGGTGAGATCTTTTTCGATAATTTTCAAAGAGTTATCCTGCGTGGGATAAACCAATCAAAACCAAGTTATTTAGCGATGTCAGAATCTGCCGATAAAATCATTGTGCATATCCATTTGGGAGACCAGAATTATAAAACGGTAATGACGGCCGGGAATCACGAATTAATTGCGGATGAACCAGAAGAAGCGGGCGGAAGTAATGAAGGGCCCGGGCCATACGATTATTTGTTGATGGCATTAGGTTCTTGCAGTGTAATCACAATGAAAATGTATGCTGAGAGAAAAAAATGGCCTGTTGAAGATATTTTTATTGAAATGAGGCACTCGAAAGTTCATGCCGATGATTGTGTGGATTGTGATGATCCAAACGCCAAAATCGATAGAATAGAGAAGGAAATTATTATAAAGGGAGACTTAAATGAGGAACAACTCAACCGGTTGCTGGAAATATCAAAGAAATGTCCCGTTCATAAAACATTATTGAGTGATATTGAGATCGACTCAACCCTCGGGTAATCAATAGATTGTTCTCTAGCCGGTTGTAACGGTAGAATTTAATCCAATCAGAGATTGAAGATATCGGTTTTTGGGAGTTTGAAGATCTGGTTTCTCTGCTTCATCATCAACACAAAAATCGATAACCCGGAATTCGTTTGGGGATAAATGATCGTGACAGTCATTTTGGATTGATTCCTTCCAATAACCCACATTTAACCATGTGAAAGGGTTGTTAAATGTAGAATAGAGAGCGAACCATAATTCAAAATCACTGCTGCTTAATCCATTACCTTGCAAGATCTCTGTCTGCTCAATTTGCTTAATATCCAATTGATACTGTCTCGCCAGCGTTTGAATGATTTTTTCAGGATCACTTTTTTTATGTGATTTATCCTTGGAAGGTGTTGAATTTCGAACAAACGTACTGTTAACATCAATTCTTATAGAAGCTACCACACCGGGGTTTTCTAAACTTGGAAAGCTCTGGATGTGAAAATTGGATTGGTTCCTTTCGATGTAGCATGAGAGCGCCTTTAAAACCTGGCCTACAGCAATTACAGAACATCGGTAATTATTTCTGTCTTTCAGGTAGGCAGGTAAGATGGAAATCTCAATAACATTGCCAGAGATATGATATTTCCATGAGTCCGTTTTATAAAGATTCGAATGTTTACGAATCTCTTCAATCCATTTTTTAAGCATCTCTCTTCTCGCTATTAATTATTGCCTATGGCTATCAGATCGAAATGGACGGTTAGTTCTTCATCAGCTCTGATTAGTCCCATTAGTGCCGTCGGGGGTTCTACCCCAAAATCGGTCATTCGTATTGTTGTTTGACCAACTGCACGGACTCTCTCATCATTCAGGTAATAGGCATTTGTCATAAAGCTTATATCCCTGGTGTTTCCCGCGACGGTTAGGTTTCCGTGCACTCTCACTTCAAATGCATCATCAAATGACTGAGGCTGACTTATCAAATCGGCCTGCTCAAATACAAAAGTAATCTCAGGAAATGTATCTGCCTTAAGTGCCTTCTGCAGGTCTTTATTCATCTTTCGTTGACCACACTCTATGCTGTCAACTTCAATCT
Proteins encoded:
- a CDS encoding OsmC family protein translates to MSESADKIIVHIHLGDQNYKTVMTAGNHELIADEPEEAGGSNEGPGPYDYLLMALGSCSVITMKMYAERKKWPVEDIFIEMRHSKVHADDCVDCDDPNAKIDRIEKEIIIKGDLNEEQLNRLLEISKKCPVHKTLLSDIEIDSTLG
- a CDS encoding YceI family protein encodes the protein MKIAVLMLFSLIFAGEVFSFQSTFVPLNESKLWFQGRSNVNEFECLAENYSGEATLPEFNNPSSLLNEVTEILSVQIEIEVDSIECGQRKMNKDLQKALKADTFPEITFVFEQADLISQPQSFDDAFEVRVHGNLTVAGNTRDISFMTNAYYLNDERVRAVGQTTIRMTDFGVEPPTALMGLIRADEELTVHFDLIAIGNN